In Fusobacteria bacterium ZRK30, the DNA window AAAAGTTTATAGCTCTTAAAAAAGCTGAATTTGGAGAAATGGTTGCCAGAGGATAGGAGGAAATATGCTAGTTACCTTAAAAGAAATAATAAATGAATTAGGTGAAAATCAAGCGGTTCCAGCCTTTAATGTATATGGATATGAAGATGCCAAGGTTGTATTAGATGCGGCATCTTCACTGAGGGCTCCAGCCGTTTTGATGACAAATAGGGATGCTGTTATGCATATGGGTTCGAGAAATTTATGCAATTTACTTAAATCTATCAGTGAAGATTACTCTATTCCAATCTGCATTCACTTAGATCATGCAAAATCTATGGGAGAGATAGAAGAAGCCATAAAATCAGGTTATACATCTGTTATGTATGACGGCTCCTCCTTACCTTTAGAGAAAAATATATCAAATACTTTAGATGTTATTGACTTTGCTAAAAATTATAATGTAAGTGTAGAAGCTGAGATAGGATCAGTAGGGTACAGTGATCCCAATATGGGTTCTAAGGGTAAATATACTGAACTTTTGGAAGCTAAAGAATTTTATGACAAAACAAAAGTAGATTTCTTGGCAGTAGCAGTAGGGACTCTTCATAGGATGACCGGCCAGGAAGCTATTATTAACTATGAACTTTTAACTGATATAGAAAAAGAATTAGATGTTCCCCTTGTGATTCATGGATCTACTGGAGTCAAAGATCATGATTTAACTAAGTTGTCTCATACAGGTGTAAAAAAAGTTAATATAGGTACTGCTGTAAGAATGACATTTGGAAACAGTTTAAAATCTCAATTTGAAACAGATGAATTTGACAGAATAAAATTATTTAAAAAACCTATGAAAGATATAGAGAGAGTTATTTTAAAAAAATATAGATTATTGGGATTTTAAAGAAAAGTGCCGCAGATGCGGCACTTTTTTATTGTCTGGGAAACTATAAAAATATTAGATGAATTAGTGCGTATAAATATTGATAATGCTTAACTGGATGCAACATCACGTTGCTTTTTTATTATCTCAAATTTTAAAATTAAGGATTAGTTTCCAAAACTTTTCTGTGGTTTCCCATCATAACTATAGAAATATTTTCCAATCAGAAAAAATATTAAAAATACAGTAGCTATGTAGATCAGGTAGTTATAAAATAAAATACCCATAGTTCCCAAGGCAATGAGAGGAATCAGGTACCCTCCCGGTAAGACTAAAGAGCCTCTAATACCCCGTTTTTTAAATATGATGACAGCTACACATGTAAGCAGGTATTGGGAAATCCTTGAAATTACAGAAAATGAAGCTAAGGTGTTAAAATTTCCAATAAGAATTATAAGTAATGAAAGACCTCCTGTAAGGATGATAGCAGCACCGGGAGTACCATATTTATTTTTTCTGGAAAGAAATTCCGGCATGGTATTTTTCTCAGATAGTGCTACGATAGATCTCGGACTTGTAAACGAGGATGCAATATTGATACCAATAATAGACATTATTATCCCTGATGAAAAAAAACTTCCCCCAAGAGGTCCTAATAGAAGATAGGCTGCATGGAATATAGGATATGAATCCGGATCTATATTTTTTCCTAAAATTCCCAGTATAGAAAATATCAGAATCAGATAAAGTATTGTTATGCCAATCATTACAGCAATAATACCCTTTGGCAGGTTCTTAAGAGGTGTTTTCATATCTCTAGCCGCTACTGCAATTGATTCAAAGCCTGTAAATGCATAGAACAGGATCAAAATTGGATCCTGGATACCTGTTATTAATCCTCCGGGCTCCCTTGTTATAAGGAGAAGGTTACTTTTTCCCATATATTTAATCCCAATAAAAACAAATAAGAGAATTGGGACCATCTTTCCCAGGGAAACAATATTATTTAAACTCTTTGTTAACTCTACTCCTAAAAAGTTGATATAGGAGAGTATGATAATAAGAAGTCCTGCAAGAATCTTTTCAATATAAGGGATATGACCTATATCTAAAAAAGCTACTAAAAGGTCTGCAAAGGCAACAGCCATAGTTGCCCAGGCAAGAAGAGAGATAACCCACTTCATAAAGCCAACCTGAAAACCCATAAACTCTCCCATGGCTTCCCTTACATATATGTATGGACCCCCATAACCCTCAAAAATTCCAGAGGCTTCTGCAAAACAAAGGGAGATAGAAAGAACAGTAGCAATAACAATCAGTGTAGGGAAGACCCCCCTTTCATTTAAAGCTATATAAAAACTTCCAGGGAGGAGGAAGATCCCTGACCCAAGAATAGTATTTATTCCAAGTAAGATAATACTCCAAAAACCTAATTTATTTGTCATGTTCTGTCCCCCTGATATAAAAATTGATATTTATAATATTTTAAATAGTATACCATCTGTATCTGTAATTTAAAAGAGGGGTTCTCTTTTAGAAGACCCCTCTATCTGAATATTTTTTCTAATTATCTGTAGTGAGGTTACTTAACTAAAAATGTGAAGATATCTTCCATCTCGTTATTCCCCTCAGCAAACATCATCTCAGGATGCCACTGGATACCTAAGATCTTGTTTTTTCCATTGGATTCATAGGCTTCAATTATCTTATCAGAAGAAGATACTGCTGAAGCTACAAGTCCTGTTCCTAATTTGTTGATACACTGATGGTGTACAGAGTTTACTTTTTGTTTTTCCCCAATAAGAGTATAGAGGGTAGAACTCTTCTCAACATCAACAAGATGGATAGGTTCATGGTGATTTGATCTCTGTACATGTTGTATACTGGTCTCACCGTAATATTTGATATCCTGGTGCAGTGAACCACCGAAATATACATTCATGATCTGCATTCCTCTGCATATTCCTAAAATAGGGATATTTTTCTCTAGTGCAGCCTCGATAAGCATGAAATCAAAAGCGTCTCTCTGAGCAAAAGGAACTTCGGTTTCCTTTGTAGGTTCCACCCCATATAGGAAAGGATTTACATCGATACCCCCTGTCATAATTAGAGCATCGATCTTATCGATATATACCCTGGC includes these proteins:
- a CDS encoding class II fructose-bisphosphate aldolase family protein, translated to MLVTLKEIINELGENQAVPAFNVYGYEDAKVVLDAASSLRAPAVLMTNRDAVMHMGSRNLCNLLKSISEDYSIPICIHLDHAKSMGEIEEAIKSGYTSVMYDGSSLPLEKNISNTLDVIDFAKNYNVSVEAEIGSVGYSDPNMGSKGKYTELLEAKEFYDKTKVDFLAVAVGTLHRMTGQEAIINYELLTDIEKELDVPLVIHGSTGVKDHDLTKLSHTGVKKVNIGTAVRMTFGNSLKSQFETDEFDRIKLFKKPMKDIERVILKKYRLLGF
- a CDS encoding APC family permease, with the translated sequence MTNKLGFWSIILLGINTILGSGIFLLPGSFYIALNERGVFPTLIVIATVLSISLCFAEASGIFEGYGGPYIYVREAMGEFMGFQVGFMKWVISLLAWATMAVAFADLLVAFLDIGHIPYIEKILAGLLIIILSYINFLGVELTKSLNNIVSLGKMVPILLFVFIGIKYMGKSNLLLITREPGGLITGIQDPILILFYAFTGFESIAVAARDMKTPLKNLPKGIIAVMIGITILYLILIFSILGILGKNIDPDSYPIFHAAYLLLGPLGGSFFSSGIIMSIIGINIASSFTSPRSIVALSEKNTMPEFLSRKNKYGTPGAAIILTGGLSLLIILIGNFNTLASFSVISRISQYLLTCVAVIIFKKRGIRGSLVLPGGYLIPLIALGTMGILFYNYLIYIATVFLIFFLIGKYFYSYDGKPQKSFGN
- a CDS encoding gamma-glutamyl-gamma-aminobutyrate hydrolase family protein is translated as MKVIGISGNKKFLDGFNRDYVFDHYSTCIEKIGAVPLILPITDKKEVARVYIDKIDALIMTGGIDVNPFLYGVEPTKETEVPFAQRDAFDFMLIEAALEKNIPILGICRGMQIMNVYFGGSLHQDIKYYGETSIQHVQRSNHHEPIHLVDVEKSSTLYTLIGEKQKVNSVHHQCINKLGTGLVASAVSSSDKIIEAYESNGKNKILGIQWHPEMMFAEGNNEMEDIFTFLVK